The following DNA comes from Gemmatimonadaceae bacterium.
CATTGGTCACCCACCGCAGTTCATCGCTTCTCAAGCGTGGTCCAATGGGAGTCGCTGGCTGTACCATCGGCAGCGAGACGCACGACCCGCCCACGTGGGGTAGTCGGTGGCGATCCGCTCCTCGTCTTCTCAATCGGCCCGGCGTGAGAGGCTGGGTGACCTCGGATGTGCGGTGCGCGGGGCGCTGGCGGCCGTTTCCCTTCTCTGAGTAGTGACGAGCTGATGCCGTCGACGGCGTGCCGGAGCGTCAGTGCTACGGGTGACCTCCTTCGCGATCACCCGTGGGCCGATGTCGTGCCCCGCGCGATGTAGCCCGTTCTGCACTTTCCTGCTATTGTTCGTCCACGGACGTCCGGCTGACTGGAATTGAAGGATGCCGTTGATCCTGCGGCAGTCCACGTACCAATGTTGACGTGAAAACGCTGGCATGGTGCATGGCGTAGTTTTGTCACGCAGTAGTCTCGCCACATCGCATCATCAGAAGGTCAGAGCTCCACAGCCGGCGTTCGCCTTCTCGTATGCGTGAGCCCCGTGGTAGTGCCGCGGACATCGATCCATGATGGCATGTAGAGCATGGCCGAATGTCATTTTACGACTTGTCACCTAGTGCGCTCAGAGAGCGAGTGGCGACGCTCACGACGCGGCGGAGTATCGCCGAGCTCATCGAGATGTCACCGACGCTGCTAGATGGTCTCGCCAATAGCCTGAATCGCCGGGCATACCACCGGTTTCACGTTCCGAAGAAGTCAGGCGGTAGCCGGGTCATCACCGCGCCCACTGCGCGACTGAAAGAGGTGCAACGGCGGCTCTACCGTGTGTTGTCGGCCCTGACCGTACCGCCGACGTGCGCGTTCGGCTTTATCGAGCGACGGAGTACGGTGCACAACGCGCAGTCGCATACGCGCTCCCGGTGGGTGCTGAACATCGATCTAGAAGAGTTCTTTCCGTCGATCCACTTTGGGCGGGTTCATGGCATGCTCATGGCGCCCCCGTACCACATTCCCGAACTTGGGGCGCAGCGCATCGCGGCCTTGTGCTGTCACGAGAGCGTTCTCCCACAAGGGGCCCCGACATCGCCGATTCTCGCGAACATGATCGCGCGCGGATTGGACTTTGCCCTTCGCGACTTCGCGAATCAGAATCGCTGTCACTATACGCGCTACGCGGACGACCTGACATTCTCTCAATTCCGAAAGCGATTTCCGTCCGCCTTGGTGACGCGCGGTGTCGACAATGTCACGCGTGTGTCAGATGAGCTCAGGCAAATTGTTGAGTCCCATGGGTTTCGGCTCAACGCCAAGAAGACGCGACTTGCACACTACAGCGAGCGGCAGGAGGTGACGGGACTCATCGTTAACTCTAAGCGCCCGAACGTTCCCCGTGAGTTCATCCGAAACCTACGTGCGATGTTGCATGCATGGGAGCGCTATGGTGAGGAGGCCGCTGAGGCAACGTACCGTCGCACGTTCGCGCCTCGGGACGCGAGCGATCACGTTGGGCTCTTCCGAGAAACGCTTTTGGGGAGACTCAGCTATCTCGCCATGGTGAAGGGACGGTCGGATCCGGTCTACGTTGAGCTCATTAGACGAGCACGCGAGCGCGTTGATCGCAAGCACGGGACGAACTACTTCGATACGATGCCAATTCCCGAGGATGGCGTCGCGGTGTTGATGACCACCGAGGGCCGCGACAGAGCTGGAGAGCAGGGAACGGGATTTGTCCTGAGAAATATAGGGGTGGTTACTTGCTACCACGTGGTGCGACGGGCGGTGACCGTCGAG
Coding sequences within:
- a CDS encoding trypsin-like peptidase domain-containing protein, producing the protein MATLTTRRSIAELIEMSPTLLDGLANSLNRRAYHRFHVPKKSGGSRVITAPTARLKEVQRRLYRVLSALTVPPTCAFGFIERRSTVHNAQSHTRSRWVLNIDLEEFFPSIHFGRVHGMLMAPPYHIPELGAQRIAALCCHESVLPQGAPTSPILANMIARGLDFALRDFANQNRCHYTRYADDLTFSQFRKRFPSALVTRGVDNVTRVSDELRQIVESHGFRLNAKKTRLAHYSERQEVTGLIVNSKRPNVPREFIRNLRAMLHAWERYGEEAAEATYRRTFAPRDASDHVGLFRETLLGRLSYLAMVKGRSDPVYVELIRRARERVDRKHGTNYFDTMPIPEDGVAVLMTTEGRDRAGEQGTGFVLRNIGVVTCYHVVRRAVTVEAFPWHAPLRATNLFMDRFNVDWDLAILRGNYGAKYQFEAGDDAQLRIGMPVRIVGFPNWAPDRPMSITETVIQGMNSDYFGARRFTVRDAIFGGNSGGPVLNGAGKVIGVAMTGMFQTGGGTENMITPISYVRRLAEQPAYDPFSNVASKTREHS